One Chryseobacterium indoltheticum DNA segment encodes these proteins:
- a CDS encoding DUF47 domain-containing protein, with product MGIGNIFHAFQPKDKIFFVLFEKVTDNLVAMSNDFNHGIKDFDLNDDSMLKLMSDYEHKNDELTHEIFVELGKNFITPFDREDIHTLATGLDDIADYIYASAKYIFLYKSPLMKAYADFSLLIHKACLEIQNAMKNLKGFKNMEQVKEACIKVNSIENIADDLLSNSMVELFETNDAINIIKISSVLNYLEVVTDKAEDVANTIENIMIKYA from the coding sequence ATGGGCATTGGTAATATTTTCCACGCTTTTCAACCAAAAGATAAAATCTTTTTTGTGCTTTTCGAAAAAGTTACAGATAATCTGGTTGCTATGTCAAACGATTTTAATCACGGAATCAAAGATTTTGATCTGAATGATGATTCTATGCTAAAATTGATGAGCGACTACGAGCACAAAAATGATGAGCTTACTCACGAGATCTTTGTTGAATTGGGGAAAAACTTCATTACACCTTTCGATCGTGAAGACATTCACACGTTAGCTACCGGTTTAGATGATATCGCAGATTATATCTATGCGTCTGCAAAATATATTTTTCTTTACAAATCTCCTTTAATGAAGGCTTATGCAGATTTTTCATTATTGATTCACAAGGCTTGTCTTGAGATTCAGAATGCAATGAAAAACCTTAAAGGTTTCAAAAATATGGAGCAGGTAAAAGAAGCTTGTATCAAAGTAAACTCTATAGAAAATATTGCAGATGATCTTCTTTCAAATTCTATGGTAGAATTGTTTGAGACCAATGATGCGATTAATATTATCAAAATTTCATCAGTATTAAATTACCTTGAAGTAGTAACCGATAAAGCAGAAGATGTTGCCAATACAATTGAAAACATCATGATTAAATACGCTTAA
- a CDS encoding inorganic phosphate transporter, giving the protein MDFPILLTVIIALALIFDYINGFHDAANSIATIVSTKVLTPFQAVLWAAVWNFAAFFIAVYIIGEFKIGNTIAKTVNENFITLEVIFSGLIAAIAWNLLTWWFGIPSSSSHTLIGGFLGAALMHAFLMDYNEVVATQPDLGMFATLKEAMMKVTTQDVVKFSKVIPIFLFIFLAPVIGMIISIIITLIIVHLYKKSNPHKADKSFKRLQLASSALFSLGHGLNDAQKVMGIIGAALIYYHVNMLQDPVYLNIAPADRFNYFSQHYMWVPLVSFIAIALGTMSGGWKIIKTMGTKITKVTPLEGVSAETAGAITLFITDHFGIPVSTTHTITGSIIGVGLTKRISAVRWGITVSLLWAWVLTIPISAIVAGITYLVITYFS; this is encoded by the coding sequence ATGGATTTTCCTATTTTACTTACGGTTATTATTGCTTTAGCTTTAATCTTCGATTACATCAACGGTTTTCATGATGCGGCAAACTCTATTGCAACCATTGTTTCTACTAAAGTTCTTACACCGTTTCAGGCGGTTCTTTGGGCAGCAGTTTGGAACTTTGCAGCGTTCTTCATCGCAGTTTATATTATCGGAGAATTTAAAATTGGTAATACAATTGCAAAAACCGTCAACGAAAACTTTATTACGCTGGAAGTAATTTTTTCAGGGCTTATTGCGGCAATTGCCTGGAATCTTTTAACTTGGTGGTTTGGTATTCCTTCATCATCATCACATACTTTGATTGGTGGGTTTTTAGGAGCAGCATTAATGCATGCTTTCCTGATGGATTACAACGAAGTGGTAGCAACTCAACCGGATTTGGGAATGTTTGCTACGCTAAAAGAAGCCATGATGAAAGTAACAACCCAAGATGTTGTGAAATTTAGCAAAGTAATTCCTATTTTCTTATTCATATTCCTGGCACCGGTTATCGGGATGATTATCTCAATTATCATCACTTTAATTATTGTTCATCTATACAAAAAATCAAATCCGCATAAAGCAGACAAATCATTCAAGAGACTTCAGTTGGCGTCTTCAGCTTTGTTCAGTTTAGGTCACGGTTTGAATGATGCTCAGAAAGTAATGGGGATCATTGGTGCAGCTTTAATTTACTATCATGTAAATATGTTGCAGGATCCTGTTTATTTAAATATTGCACCTGCAGACCGTTTCAACTATTTCTCTCAACACTATATGTGGGTTCCTCTGGTTTCTTTCATTGCTATTGCATTAGGAACGATGAGTGGTGGATGGAAAATTATCAAAACAATGGGTACGAAAATTACAAAAGTAACACCATTGGAAGGAGTAAGTGCTGAAACAGCTGGAGCAATCACGCTTTTCATCACCGATCACTTTGGTATTCCGGTTTCTACAACGCATACCATTACAGGTTCTATCATTGGTGTAGGTCTTACCAAAAGAATCTCTGCAGTACGTTGGGGAATCACGGTAAGCTTACTTTGGGCTTGGGTGTTAACAATTCCTATCTCGGCGATTGTTGCAGGAATTACTTATTTGGTAATTACGTATTTCTCGTAA
- a CDS encoding helix-turn-helix domain-containing protein, which produces MKKIIVLKVKNLREQQKISQEDLAFNLEISQSYLSKIENGFIEKIDFILIQKIILFFK; this is translated from the coding sequence ATGAAAAAAATTATAGTTCTTAAAGTCAAAAACTTAAGAGAACAACAAAAAATATCACAAGAAGATTTAGCCTTCAATCTAGAAATCTCACAAAGTTATCTTAGTAAAATAGAAAACGGATTTATCGAAAAAATAGACTTTATTCTAATTCAAAAAATAATTCTTTTTTTCAAATAG
- a CDS encoding helix-turn-helix domain-containing protein, with protein MKKIIGLKVKNLREQQKISQEDLAFNLEISQSYLSKIENGFIEKIDFILIQKIILFFQIDLQYFLKEKNNDSTKENTSYENILVRIKKTKNKSINLLNYKII; from the coding sequence ATGAAAAAAATTATAGGTCTTAAAGTCAAAAACTTAAGAGAACAACAAAAAATATCACAAGAAGATTTAGCCTTCAATCTAGAAATCTCACAAAGTTATCTTAGTAAAATAGAAAACGGGTTTATCGAAAAAATAGACTTTATTCTAATTCAAAAAATAATTCTTTTTTTTCAAATAGATTTACAATATTTTTTGAAAGAAAAAAATAATGATTCGACAAAAGAAAACACAAGTTATGAAAACATTTTGGTCAGGATCAAAAAAACCAAGAACAAATCAATAAACTTGTTGAACTACAAAATAATTTAA
- a CDS encoding GLPGLI family protein: protein MKELISMMFLLSCFLSKAQNNVGGATTNIVCRYQVQFLKDTLNVESKTNEIMALQIGGNISLYKSEQKRKTDSLRHESIKNSMQNAQDKKSVVIDFSKIPKVNLVHEVYKNGDDLVIFDNIIKDQYFYPANKKIDWKINVETKQIAGYTCQKATGQYNNRFYTAWFTKEIPISEGPYTFKGLPGLILEVYDTNKYFFISLISIQRLNEEIIPMNRAIKTTYNDFKKKRREVNDNPIAELQKLSNNPISKEVKDKVIENRKRKNNYLD from the coding sequence ATGAAAGAATTAATATCTATGATGTTTTTACTTTCATGCTTTTTAAGTAAGGCACAAAACAATGTTGGTGGAGCAACCACCAACATTGTTTGCAGATATCAGGTTCAGTTTCTAAAAGACACTCTGAATGTAGAAAGTAAAACAAATGAAATTATGGCCTTGCAAATTGGAGGGAATATTTCATTATATAAAAGTGAACAAAAAAGGAAAACAGACTCTTTACGGCATGAATCTATAAAAAATAGTATGCAAAATGCGCAAGATAAAAAATCTGTAGTCATAGACTTTTCGAAAATACCAAAAGTTAATTTGGTTCATGAAGTATATAAAAATGGCGATGACTTAGTTATTTTCGATAATATTATTAAAGATCAGTATTTCTATCCAGCTAATAAAAAAATTGATTGGAAAATAAATGTAGAAACTAAACAAATTGCAGGTTATACTTGTCAAAAAGCTACAGGACAATACAATAATAGATTTTATACTGCATGGTTTACAAAAGAAATTCCGATTTCAGAGGGTCCGTATACCTTTAAAGGGTTACCGGGTTTAATTTTGGAAGTGTATGACACCAATAAGTATTTTTTTATTTCCCTTATCTCCATACAAAGATTAAATGAAGAAATTATACCAATGAATAGGGCGATTAAGACAACTTATAATGATTTTAAAAAGAAAAGAAGAGAGGTAAATGATAATCCTATTGCTGAATTGCAAAAATTGTCAAATAATCCAATAAGCAAAGAAGTTAAAGATAAGGTTATAGAAAATAGGAAACGTAAAAATAATTATTTAGATTAA
- a CDS encoding polyprenyl synthetase family protein — MEFLDTYQQIVADAITKYTFKDKPTELYEPMNYIISHGGKRLRPIMVLMACDLFGGDQKEAIKPALAIEFFHNFTLIHDDIMDEAPLRRNKPTIHTIHGLNTGILSGDGLMLKAYKFFEDLEPEIFKACVRIFTHTGLLLCEGQQYDINFETQENVTFDDYIRMITYKTGVLSASSFEIGAMIAKAQFKDAKAIFNFGKHIGIAFQIMDDYLDVFGDQAQFGKKHAGDIYENKKTVLYLLAREHGTEEERKELDYWYSKKTDNIDKVYGVEKIFRRTRVDEKALRLIEKHNEIGQSYLAKINVPEEKKRPFSELANYLLRRES; from the coding sequence ATGGAATTCTTAGACACCTACCAACAGATTGTTGCTGATGCTATTACTAAATATACGTTTAAAGACAAACCTACAGAGCTGTATGAGCCGATGAATTATATCATCTCGCACGGTGGAAAACGTCTCCGTCCGATTATGGTTTTAATGGCTTGCGACTTATTTGGTGGTGATCAGAAAGAAGCGATAAAGCCGGCTCTGGCGATTGAGTTTTTTCATAATTTCACGTTGATTCATGACGATATTATGGATGAAGCTCCGCTAAGAAGAAACAAACCGACTATTCATACCATTCACGGTCTTAATACAGGAATTCTTTCAGGAGACGGTCTAATGCTTAAAGCATACAAGTTTTTTGAAGATTTGGAGCCGGAAATTTTTAAAGCTTGCGTCAGAATTTTCACACATACAGGTTTACTTCTATGCGAAGGTCAGCAATATGATATTAATTTTGAAACTCAGGAAAATGTAACGTTTGATGATTATATCAGAATGATTACTTATAAAACCGGAGTTTTGAGCGCTTCATCTTTTGAGATCGGAGCAATGATCGCTAAAGCACAGTTTAAAGATGCTAAAGCAATTTTCAATTTCGGAAAACACATCGGTATCGCTTTCCAGATTATGGATGATTATTTGGATGTTTTCGGAGATCAGGCACAGTTCGGAAAAAAGCATGCCGGAGATATTTATGAAAATAAAAAAACAGTGCTTTATCTTCTGGCAAGAGAGCACGGAACTGAAGAAGAACGTAAAGAACTAGACTACTGGTATTCTAAAAAAACAGATAACATCGATAAAGTATACGGTGTTGAAAAGATTTTCAGAAGAACAAGAGTTGATGAGAAAGCATTACGTCTGATCGAAAAACATAATGAAATCGGACAAAGTTATTTAGCAAAAATAAATGTTCCCGAAGAAAAGAAAAGACCATTCTCTGAACTTGCTAACTATTTGCTAAGAAGAGAAAGCTAA
- a CDS encoding GSCFA domain-containing protein — MKFRTEVDIQSSQQKIEIEDKIFSIGSCFALEMSDLFQKGQLQTVNNPFGTIFNPFSINNSIKRLHDSEFYYEDDLISYHDEFISLDHHTSFDTRYVHQTLDKINSKIEEGNRFLQESNWVIITYGTSFIYEFEPKKKLVANCHKIPQKFFEKRLLTHQELTDSIYDTIINLHDICPENVQILFTVSPVRHTKDGMIENQLSKSKLITSIHEVASQFENCHYLPVYEILMDDLRDYRFYKEDLIHPNSQAVNYIFEKFGEAYFSCETKDFIKENFKINKALEHRTDDEKDPKFIDFKEKLNQRIEVQRQKVKHNIFKV; from the coding sequence ATGAAATTCCGTACAGAAGTTGATATACAATCGTCGCAGCAAAAAATTGAAATTGAAGATAAGATATTTTCGATAGGTTCTTGTTTTGCCTTAGAAATGTCAGATTTGTTTCAGAAAGGTCAGCTTCAGACGGTAAACAATCCTTTTGGGACGATTTTTAATCCTTTTTCGATTAATAATTCGATTAAAAGACTTCATGATTCAGAGTTTTATTACGAAGATGATTTGATTTCCTATCATGACGAATTTATTTCTTTGGATCATCACACCAGTTTTGATACAAGATACGTTCACCAGACTTTAGATAAAATCAATTCGAAAATAGAAGAAGGAAATCGCTTTTTGCAGGAATCCAATTGGGTGATTATTACTTATGGAACTTCATTTATCTATGAATTTGAACCTAAAAAAAAGCTGGTTGCAAATTGTCATAAGATTCCACAAAAATTCTTTGAAAAAAGACTTTTAACGCATCAGGAACTTACAGATTCCATTTACGATACGATTATTAATCTTCATGATATTTGTCCGGAAAATGTTCAGATTCTGTTTACGGTTTCACCCGTTCGTCACACAAAAGACGGAATGATTGAAAATCAACTGAGTAAATCAAAATTGATTACTTCAATTCACGAAGTGGCTTCACAGTTTGAAAACTGCCATTATTTGCCGGTTTACGAAATCTTAATGGATGATTTGCGGGATTATCGATTTTATAAAGAAGATTTGATACATCCTAATTCACAAGCCGTTAATTATATTTTTGAGAAATTTGGTGAAGCTTATTTTTCATGTGAAACGAAAGATTTTATTAAAGAAAATTTTAAAATTAATAAAGCTTTAGAACATCGAACAGACGACGAAAAAGATCCCAAATTTATTGATTTTAAAGAAAAATTAAATCAAAGAATTGAAGTTCAGAGGCAAAAAGTAAAACACAACATATTCAAGGTTTAA
- a CDS encoding DUF4269 domain-containing protein produces MIDFTKLDYLKIGNERQKRAYEVLTKYRIFEVLEHYSPILAGTIPIEIDIEGSDLDIICEVEDKIEFEKFLVKNFSEFDLKIEKITIKEENSIICNFQLEEFPIEIFAQNMPTIEQNAYRHMIVEYKILQENGEEFKQKIIDLKKKGIKTEPAFGVLLGLKNPYEDLLKI; encoded by the coding sequence ATGATTGATTTTACGAAACTCGATTATCTGAAGATAGGAAATGAAAGACAGAAAAGAGCTTATGAAGTTCTAACAAAATATAGAATCTTCGAGGTTTTAGAACATTATTCGCCAATTTTAGCAGGAACAATTCCTATTGAGATTGATATTGAAGGAAGTGATTTGGATATAATTTGTGAGGTTGAGGATAAAATCGAGTTTGAGAAATTTTTAGTTAAAAATTTTTCGGAATTTGATTTGAAAATTGAAAAAATTACGATTAAAGAAGAAAATTCTATCATTTGTAATTTTCAACTGGAAGAATTTCCTATCGAAATTTTTGCACAAAATATGCCAACTATTGAGCAAAATGCTTATCGCCACATGATCGTCGAATATAAAATTTTGCAGGAAAATGGAGAGGAGTTTAAACAAAAAATAATCGATCTTAAGAAAAAAGGAATCAAAACCGAGCCGGCTTTCGGAGTGCTTTTAGGCTTAAAAAATCCTTACGAAGATCTTTTAAAAATTTAA
- a CDS encoding TatD family hydrolase has product MIDTHTHLYAEEFNEDRKETIQRALDKGITEFYLPAIDSESHEKMLQLESEYPNQIFSMMGLHPCYVKPESWERELELVKKYLDERHFPAIGEIGIDLYWDKSTLDIQIKAFEQQIDWAIEKDLPIVIHTRESFDETFDVLERKKHPKLRGIFHCFSGNLEQAKHALDLNFILGIGGVITFKNGKIDQFLNEIPLEKIVLETDSPYLAPVPFRGKRNESSYLDLVAGKLVDIYQKDFAEIDRITTENARRIFQKN; this is encoded by the coding sequence ATGATTGATACACATACGCATTTATATGCTGAAGAATTTAATGAAGATAGAAAAGAAACGATTCAAAGAGCTTTAGATAAAGGAATTACAGAATTTTATCTTCCTGCTATCGATTCAGAATCGCACGAAAAAATGCTTCAGTTAGAAAGTGAATATCCAAACCAGATTTTTTCGATGATGGGGCTTCATCCTTGTTACGTAAAGCCAGAATCTTGGGAAAGAGAACTTGAATTAGTCAAAAAATATCTTGATGAAAGACATTTTCCTGCCATTGGAGAGATCGGAATTGATCTGTACTGGGATAAATCAACTTTAGATATCCAGATAAAAGCTTTTGAACAGCAAATTGATTGGGCGATAGAAAAAGATTTGCCAATCGTTATCCACACCAGAGAAAGTTTTGACGAGACTTTTGACGTTTTAGAAAGAAAAAAGCATCCCAAACTTCGCGGGATTTTCCATTGTTTTTCAGGAAATTTAGAACAGGCAAAACATGCTTTAGATTTAAACTTTATTTTGGGAATTGGTGGAGTAATAACCTTTAAAAATGGAAAAATCGATCAGTTTTTAAATGAAATTCCATTAGAAAAAATTGTTCTGGAAACAGATTCACCTTATCTTGCTCCCGTTCCGTTTAGAGGAAAAAGAAATGAAAGTTCTTACTTAGATTTGGTTGCCGGAAAATTGGTTGATATTTATCAGAAAGATTTTGCTGAGATCGATAGAATTACAACTGAGAATGCGAGGAGAATTTTCCAAAAAAATTAA
- a CDS encoding IS982 family transposase, producing the protein MILKDQITNIFVQVDDFCKEFDSQIKQMKFQALGDQKKRRNRRSMMSDSEIITIMIGFHLGAHKTFKHYYQEIVCGYWKNLFPKALSYNRFIELQQRSFVVFALFLKEKCLGKCTGISFMDSTTLKVCRNQRIHNHKVFKGLAERGKSSMGWFYGFKLHLVCNEKGELLSFYLTKGNVDDRNPKHIKKMTEQLFGKLFADKGYLSKALWEMLFADGIQLFTKLRKNMKNHIMKMEDKILLRKRAIIETINDELKNHCQVEHTRHRSVNNFMMNILGSLSAYCFFPKKPSLNLKKVNDGQLFLSFL; encoded by the coding sequence ATGATTCTGAAAGACCAAATTACAAATATTTTTGTACAAGTTGACGATTTTTGTAAAGAATTTGATTCCCAAATCAAACAAATGAAGTTTCAGGCGCTGGGAGATCAAAAGAAGAGAAGAAACAGAAGATCTATGATGTCCGATTCTGAAATCATTACCATCATGATCGGTTTTCATCTCGGTGCACACAAAACATTTAAGCATTACTACCAGGAAATAGTGTGTGGCTACTGGAAAAATTTGTTTCCAAAAGCCCTTTCCTACAATAGATTTATAGAACTTCAGCAAAGAAGTTTTGTGGTTTTTGCATTGTTTCTGAAAGAAAAATGTTTGGGTAAATGCACGGGAATAAGCTTTATGGACAGTACCACTTTGAAGGTTTGTAGAAACCAAAGGATACACAATCATAAAGTTTTCAAAGGTTTGGCAGAACGCGGAAAATCTTCAATGGGCTGGTTTTATGGGTTTAAACTGCATTTGGTTTGTAATGAAAAAGGAGAACTTCTATCTTTTTATTTAACGAAAGGAAATGTTGATGACCGAAATCCGAAACATATTAAAAAAATGACAGAGCAGCTTTTTGGAAAACTCTTTGCCGACAAAGGATATCTTTCCAAGGCTCTCTGGGAGATGCTTTTTGCTGATGGAATCCAGCTTTTCACAAAGCTTCGTAAGAATATGAAAAATCATATCATGAAAATGGAAGACAAGATTTTGCTTCGAAAAAGAGCCATCATTGAGACGATAAATGATGAATTAAAGAATCACTGCCAAGTGGAACACACCAGACATCGAAGCGTGAATAATTTTATGATGAATATTTTGGGAAGTCTTTCAGCATATTGCTTTTTCCCAAAAAAACCATCATTAAACTTGAAAAAAGTAAATGATGGTCAATTATTTTTAAGCTTTCTTTAA
- a CDS encoding DEAD/DEAH box helicase, translating into MLFTDLKLIKPILDALQKEGYEKPTPIQEQAIPSILEHRDVLGTAQTGTGKTAAFAIPILQNLTERKGPKSNHIKALILTPTRELAIQIEESFNAYGKNLPLKQLVIFGGVKQGNQVAALRKGVDILVATPGRLLDFIAQGIISLKNLEIFVLDEADRMLDMGFVHDVKRIIKLLPQRRQTLFFSATMPTEIQKLADSILNTPIKVSVTPISSTAETIKQSVYFVDKDKKLDLLSHILENNIKESVLVFSRTKHGADKIARKLQSANIATEAIHGNKSQNARQNALNNFKSGRTRVLVATDIAARGIDIDELKYVINFELSDVAETYVHRIGRTGRAGAEGSSLSFVDGLDLLNLKDTEKLIGMKIPVVKDHPYHTDNLVVEKRDSNNKPFTPRPKPANAGQQRKDTGFKKPKNKNNFSRNK; encoded by the coding sequence AGGAACAAGCGATTCCATCAATTTTAGAACACAGAGATGTTCTGGGTACAGCACAAACAGGAACCGGTAAAACTGCTGCTTTTGCCATCCCGATTCTACAGAATCTTACAGAAAGAAAAGGCCCAAAAAGTAATCATATAAAAGCATTAATTCTTACTCCAACAAGAGAATTAGCTATTCAAATTGAAGAAAGCTTCAATGCATACGGAAAAAATTTACCATTAAAACAGTTGGTGATTTTCGGTGGTGTAAAACAGGGAAATCAAGTTGCAGCTTTGAGAAAAGGTGTTGATATTTTGGTAGCAACTCCTGGAAGATTGTTAGATTTTATTGCACAGGGAATTATTTCTCTTAAAAATCTTGAAATTTTTGTTTTGGATGAAGCCGACAGAATGCTAGATATGGGTTTTGTACATGATGTAAAAAGAATTATTAAACTTTTACCTCAAAGAAGGCAAACTCTTTTCTTTTCTGCAACAATGCCGACTGAAATTCAAAAATTAGCAGATTCTATCCTGAATACACCAATAAAGGTATCTGTAACACCAATTTCTTCAACTGCAGAAACAATTAAACAATCTGTTTATTTTGTTGATAAGGATAAAAAACTGGATCTTCTTTCTCACATTTTAGAAAACAACATCAAAGAATCTGTTCTGGTATTCTCAAGAACAAAACATGGTGCTGACAAGATTGCTAGAAAACTTCAGTCCGCAAACATAGCAACAGAAGCGATTCACGGTAACAAATCTCAAAATGCGAGACAAAATGCTTTGAATAATTTTAAATCAGGAAGAACGCGTGTTTTGGTAGCTACAGATATTGCAGCGAGAGGTATTGATATTGATGAACTGAAATATGTTATCAACTTTGAGCTTTCTGATGTTGCAGAAACCTACGTTCACCGTATCGGAAGAACAGGCCGTGCAGGAGCTGAAGGAAGTTCTTTATCTTTCGTTGATGGTTTAGATTTACTTAATCTTAAAGATACCGAAAAACTGATCGGAATGAAAATCCCCGTTGTAAAAGATCATCCTTATCACACCGATAATTTGGTTGTTGAGAAAAGAGATTCTAACAATAAACCTTTTACACCGAGACCCAAACCGGCAAATGCAGGTCAACAAAGAAAAGATACAGGTTTTAAAAAACCAAAGAATAAAAATAACTTTTCCAGAAATAAATAA